CCATCTTTGTCAGCATGTTTCAGTATGTCAATATAGCAAGTATATAAACCTTTTATGAGCTGCTATTTGATGTCAGATAAGGATGGTGAGAATCATTAGTCTGACAATAAGTGCACAATAATTGCATTACAGCAGATTTAATGGCACTTCATACTTTAATATTAACAGCTGACTCATGCTAATGCCTGGCTTAAAATGCTACAGTATTTGCACTAGGCTTACAGTTGTGTACAATTTTCCTCAACTAGAAACATTTAGAAGTTGCTTGTAATTCCACATGAACCAAAACATAATCTAGTAACTAAATGCTACAGCTGCATTAGAAACTCCATCCTCTCTCACTTCAAAATGTGTGAAGGTTGAGTCTATTTTTGCTCTTTGCTAAGAAAAACACCTTCACAGAGTGAGCTGTTCTTCTAAGAAAGGATGCTGAAGGTCAAACTCAAAATCAATAGATGCTGCCTGCTGCCTCATGTTACCTGCAAAAGCTGCTGCAAACCTTGTTACAGACTAAGAaagcattaaatacatttattatgctTTTCAATTACAGTTAAAACCATCCTTTTAAATGGAAGTATATTAAACTGATTTGTTCTCATTTCTAAAGGTTTTGTTGCTAATTAATTTGCTTACTCTTGAAAgcaagtgagaaatgtcatgATGATTCGATTGAAAACTGTGAAAGAGAGCCCCTCTCATCTATGTTTCCTTTGTCTCTCTCAGCCAGAACTGACTCTAGAGTTCGGGCGAATTGTAATCTACACCACCAGTTTTCGAGTGGTCAGGACTACATTTGAGCGATGCGAGCTGGTCCGAAAGATCTTTCAGAACCACAGGGTGAAGTTCATAGAGAAGAACATCGCTTTGGACAGTGAATATGGGAGGGAAGTGGAGACACGCTGTAAGCGAGTGGGTGAACCTCCCTCACTGCCTGTAGTCTTCATTGATGGACACTATCTAGGGGTCAGTGTTCAGACTCATGCTGTTTCAAAATTCATGCCATTATGCTAATGCTTGAACTCTTAATAATGATTTGCGTATGTTTTGCACATTCAGGGTGCAGAGAAAATACTCGCAATGAATGAACTAGGGGAGCTTCAGGATCTCCTCACCAAAATAGaggtaaatattgatattttacattcaaataaaggtttcatAAGGGGCTTTTTGCAGAAATGCCAAAGAAGAACcaattttttcttagtgtgaagaacattttaataataagaacccttttccactaaaataactttttgtgcgTTGAAAAGGTTCCacggatgttaaagtttcttcatggaactatAAATATCAATAAAGAACGTACGTCTTTGTTTTAACTATAAACCAAAAGtctgcataaaaatatatatatttttaccttttatttccAGTTGTTCAAGTAAAGTCAAATCAAATCTGGTTTATTATCATAGTTTATTCTGTAAAAGGAAACAGAACCACTTTACAAGAAaggtttattattaaagttaattaTAGCTCTTTACACATAGACTGCATTATTTATCAGTgagtaatattatttacattacatttattcatttggcaggcACAATTTGCTATACAGTGGTTTCTCAAACATAGTGAATGTCAACAATTTCAACATAATGTTGGGGCAAATTTGAAACAATTGTACATTTTCACAAACTCATATGAATTTATGCAATCTCatactttttttgtatgattgacattttatacatttataagaaATCGCCACTATTGTAACTGTAAATAATTCTTGTCTCTGTTCCTCTGTCTGATGGTAGAGGGTTCAGCACTCCGACACGTGCCAGACGTGTGGGGGATTTGCCTTTGTCCCGTGCCCTATGTGCCATGGCAGCAAAATGTCTGTGTTTCGCAACTGCTTCACCGACTCCTTCAAAGCCCTGAAGTGCACAGCGTGCAACGAGAATGGTCTCCAGCCCTGCTCCAGTTGTTCCCACTAAGGTCCTCTTCAAGTGCCTGCAGACCCCTTCCCTGGAAAACCTCCACCCCCATAAGCCATGTATAAAACAAGAGACGCAGAAAGAattgttttttgtgaataaaccatttttttttttttttaaatctcaattaCATGTCTACAGATGtagtttttaacatatttgctATTTGATGATGATTAATTATTACAGCATGAGGCTTTTTTTGTCACATGCCAACAGATGTCTGGCAACATTACCTAATTGGACAGCATGGACACTGTCtgtcactgtaaataaatatagcaattaaataaattaactagtAGTTCAGAGAGACATATCATCTTTCTGAACCCTATGATCCCAGCATGAGACAAAATTCAAAGCATTATCTGGTGAACATCAAAACAGGTGACCTAccgagaggagaaaaaaaagaggcaaaaccCCAAACAAGTtaagaattttaataataacaataataatacttaatattattgttgtcattttatatatataataatacattaaaaataattaaatattatttttaaataaaaaaatattagtttaattattttccagCCAGTTAGGCATTTTGTTAcgtacattatatttaataattcaaacattTGCAGGAATCAAATTGCTTGACACTGAAACAAGATGACCTAATGTCTGTAAACGAATGATATCGCTTTTCAGTTCAGTAACAGGGTTGATTAAACAAAGCGTCAAAtctgttaataatttaaagaagtgTAAATCAAGTGCATTGCAACGATACAAAATCATCacataaataaacttaatatggACAGAAATCCTTCACAAACAGCCGGGCTGATATGGAAGTGTGTCTCTGTGCTTTCATAGCCCTGTACAATGCTGCTTGATTCTGGGTCTACAAGGCAGCATTGTAAAGAGGCTCAAAGCTCAGAGTAAATCATCTGTGCATGATGTCTACTGAGGGTACATAATAACACCACTGGCTGTCTCTCAAAATCTAGCGAGCAGCAGCAGCATTTTTGGACATCATTGTAAGATGCCTCATAATGCTGTCTAGATCAGCTCGTTAGGTTTTCCAGACGCAGCCAGTGACACATCAAGGTTAGATAAATGACAATATTGAAAGGAAAATTAACAGATAAATATAGTGTAATGCTGAATTAATAGAGCTGGAGGACGTGGCCGACAAGACAAGACCGATAGCGTCCCCTATTGGTGTGTTTGCTATGACAAACATCGATAACAATACGAAAATTCACACGAATATCAAATATCGACAGTCGATAAATAATACAAACGGGATAACGTATAGGCTATACACCGTTAAACTCCGGCAATAAAGCAATACTAATACAACATTTAGGTATTTTAGATAACATCCGATATTGATATATCtgatatattgtgaaaaaaacacaaatttatcgTTTGTTTgacttttcacaaacaaaaagcaaatttaaaaaagcGAGCGATGCATAAAATCAACAGATTTAAATGAACCTTCTCAGAATCagtgatttattttgatatataagcATCTCAACGACATACTATCGGGTAAATATTAGTCATcagatcaaaagaaaaaacacactttaCCTTCACAGAGAGATCAGACCCTCAGTCGTGGAAGAAATCCGATGTTCAGCCGCAGCGTCTCTACCTTTCTTCATAATCACCATCACAGATGCTGTGCTCAAACCCTAGTGTGCTTCCTACCTAGACAGCGTTTTGGGACGAGTAGGGCGCAACCGAGTCAAATGCTCACAACGCTTCCACGTGTGTTGTCTAGGTAGGCTGCTCACTAGAATTTGAGACACAGCCTATGTACAATGCATCCTCTACACCGCAAACTGAAATCACGGCTGCCATTGACCGTACAGAATCCTATATGATGGTGGTCGAAATCTATATGGTTCTATTATTTTGAGAAACCCTTTTATATGTGTAGGTTGCAGCAGAAATGTCCAGAAATACATCTGAGCCAATCGACATGAAAGGCTAAGATTACTGTTAAGTGTACTAGCCAATGACATTGACATTTTTTGAAGAGTGATGATAAATAAGAGCCGTCATaaagaatatatgaatataaaaaaatgtataaaaaaattaaatgtgtttggaaaaagtctattatgctcaccgaggctgcatttctttgaccaaaaatactgtaaaacaatttattataacaatttaaaataacttaataatgataataatgatagtaataattcaaaagtttcatttaaactaattaaaatgttttgtaacattctaaatgtttgattaatgcatcatttgtggaataaaagcattaattcctttaaaaatagaaaaaaaaatttcataaaacaaaactgtaaaaaagacaaataatcagctgtttaataaattaattgcaatttattCATCCTCTTTCTTCAGTAGCTCCAAACAGCTCAAAGATCTAACCAAATAGCAACtgtcaaataaacatatttaaaatatatatagtcttCAAGCCTTTTCTATAACTAATTTTTTACTTTATCCTTGCTAACCATCCTTGAATGTGTTCATCCAACCTGCATTACATGTCTGACTCTTCCTAAGGGGaaattttacaatgtttaaaaacattacacagactTCAGCACAAGAGAGCAGGTAACTACCACAAAACATACTGTTAGTATGTGTACTGAGGGTATTTAAATGGACTGAATGCTTCCTTTTCAGATATCAAAATAAGAGTGTTGCATTTTCACAGTCAGGAATTATTAACAATGGAAAACACATGCGCTAGTGTTCACAAACTATGCTGGCAACACAACAATGCCACCAATGACTTTTGGACATCTACAATTGCTTTCTTCATTCAGTCACACTAAATTACAGCATAAACAGATAAACAGTCCAGAAAGCAGCATAATGACATTAGTACTTTTAGTATAGGAAGGATGTGAAGATCTGAGTAGTCTTCATCACTTGAGGGGTCTGAGGTGGGCCATGGATACCCGTTGTATTAAATTTAGCTCTATAGTTCTCTCATTACTGATAAATGTggatataatatgtatttttttaactggATTAAAAAAAGTAGATTACAATAACTCTTCAATTTTGTAACACACTCATGAATATTCAATTTACCAGCTTGCGTCATTCAGTGACAATGGCATCAATTGAATGCCATCATCTTTGTGCATCTGAAAAACAATGGAGTAACATGGGGAAACTTTTTTACATATAACTGAAACCAGTGCTTTCATATAGCAGAATGGACACTTTACCCTTCAAGCTAGGTTATATCCTGTTTACTTATACTTTGGTGTTATGAGAGAACTGCAGCTTTGCATGTAAATTGTGAAATGAAGTAAGACTGGTCCTTTTACAATCCATGGACATGATTTCAAAGCTCTGATGGTACGAGCTACCACAGTTCTGAAagctaatgactgtaaaataatcatttattagcCTTGTCTCTATCCAGCTGGAGTCCTCTCTGTATTGGCTATGGTTTTGCTCTATTATCAGCTACTGAAACTATGTACAGGTTAGTGCTTGGTTGATGTGGGACAGATGTAACATAAGACCTCAGCTGACTGGCTGGTTGGAGAGAATGGGACGCTCATGGTCGCTCGAGGTTTGATTAGTTTTCCTTCTGCTCCATCCTGATCTCCATTCTGCAATGTGTCATGACATTATAAAATCTCCAGATCCACATGCCGCACCTCAGGATTACGTTGCTGTCGGAGATACAGAGCAGGGGTCAGTCAGGGAAAAATGAGGAACAGTAAGTACTAAGAACATTCGATTCAACACATTACCATCCAAAAGTAGTTTtttacaagaaagaaaaaaatggacatttttattcagcaagaaagcgttaaattgatcaaaagtgacagtaaatacatttacatgtatttaaaaaaatgctgtttttttactttctctacaccaaagaatccttaaaaaaatgtatcacggttttcacaaaatattcagcagcagcagcaactgttttaaatgttgataaaaataaatgctaaaatgtataaaaatgttttctgctaaaatatttaaatgttcatatttgatTTTGAATTAAATCTCCTTTTTGTAAATTCAGAAATATCAGAAGATaaaaaacgtaaataaataaattgaaaagcaaaaagaaaattacaatttTCACACAACAATTTGCATTTAACTTTCTTGCCATCTGCCAATACATCATATACAGTGTGAAAAGACAATTCCAGTGTTGTTCTCTGTGAATCATCAAATCTGATTTTCCTTTCCCAAAATTAAACACTGGAGAGTGAAACtggaatgtaatattttatttgaacagttatttttggctatttaaaaatctggaatctgaaggtgcaaaaaaaaaaatataaaacaatattgagaaaatcacctttaaagttgtccaaatgaagttcttagcaatgcatattactaatcaaaaattaagtttttaaatatttacagtagaaaatttacaaaaaaatcttcatggaacatgatctttacttaatatcctaataattttggGCATCAAAGAAAAATCGATAAATTTGACctatacagtgtattgttggcatGCTACTTATGACAGgatttgtgctccagggtcacatttatggtTTGCCAAAGAACCCATCCGTGAACAGCTTTTAAGAAAATATTGGTTTCTTAGTGtggaaaacatttaaagaatcttttttttttttttcactaaaaataaccttTTGTACAATAGAAAGCTTCCATGTTTGTTAAAGGGTCTTCATAGAACCATAGACATCAATTAAGAACCTGAGTGTGGTCTTCTCAGATACCTTAAGTTCTTTCTCTAGACGGTCCACCTCTGCTCCTAAGGTGTCAATAATGTTCTCCCCATGCTTCAACATAAAGTTCTCCAGCTCCTCTGGCGTCTTCACCTGCTGAATGTCCTGCAATTTGTAAGCACACATAGTTACACTATTAAAATGAAGAGCTCACAAAAAGATGATTCTTTAGCAAAAACTACCATGAATTTTTTTGAGTGCTAATAGTTTAGTCACTTCTATGAAACAATGGATAGCCTTGAAACAATGCTCAAGTCACGTCAGATGATCTACATCACAGCAGGAGCCTTGTCTCTTAGCACGTACGTTGAGGATCTGTTCAATGTCTTGCTTCTCCAGGTATGATCGTGTCACCACCCGCCCATCAAAGTCCACCTCTGCCTTGAAGCGCACTTTGCTCAGCCCCATATCTGTGGCTTTGACATCATGAATCGCCCTGGAGACAAAATGACCTGAAGTGAGGACATCAAATCTAATTTCATCAAAGCACGAATGTGCACTGATGTAACTCTTGTCTCTGAGCAAGCTTACATTTCAGAATGTGATGCTTGCCTGAATTTGAAAAGCATTTGAAGCAGGTTGCTTCTGCCTCCTTGTTAAAACAATGTCATGAACTGTAAGATGGCAGCTTGTTTGCTGATGAAGCTCTTATTATGCAGACTGTGGGTACATGTAGTGGACACACACAATGGAGAGAGGACTGACCTGACAGCAGGGTCACTTTCCAGAAACTCTGTGAGCTTCTGCACATGCTCGGCCTGGATGGAGCGACCCAGCAGAGCCTCTGTGTTAGTGTAGATGAGGAATGCAGATACCGTTCCTAACAGGGTGCCTACGCCCAGAGAACCCAGACTGTCATAGTAGGGGTTACCTATGAAAGAGagatgcattaaatgcattaaatgtcatgtacagtacataatatgTGAGACTAATAGAGTGCAACCCACGTCAATGGTGACAGATTACACTGACAAACGAATATACAGTAGCATCTACCGTGAATAAGGTTACCCACGACCCactgagttataaaaaaaaaaaaaaaaggtgcaatgAGCGGTGTTTGTAATATTAGCAGTATCTAAATGGCAACTAAAtggcacatttttacatttatgcacataAAGGTTAAGTAACAATGAATTCTGAAGTAATCAGTTTAGCTATATGCTaaaattgacaattttttattatcttgaaTGACAATTGATTTGGTCTGCCTACGCTCTCAAAATacttatatattcatatagaaaatttgtaataaattcaaaataaattgtttctaAACAATTGTTTCTAAGTAAATTAGTtctatatttcatcatttttaattgaTGTCAttcgcaatgcttcatgggactgTTAATGTTTACCCTGTTAAAGTTAAGTCTTGTACCTTGtctgggggcaaaaacaaaagtgttgcatttaaaattttgttcagtgtatgtgtgtgtattgtgtatatttattatgtatatataaatacacacacatacagcatatattttgaaaatatttacatgtatttacatatatttatattcatacaatttatattatatataaatatatttaatatatgaaagtgaaagtcgtgacattttgccaagtatggtaacccagtgggcagctatatatccagcggccggggagcaactgggggttcagtgccttgctcaagggcacttcagccatgggtattgagggtggaagagagcgcgtgttcattcactccctcccacatACAACTCCGTGTATTCATCAGCACctagactcgaacctgcgaccttcgggttacaagtccaaatctctaaccattaggccacagctgccccgtaaacattacatatttgtcttaaatgtatacatgcatgtgtgtgtatttatatacgcataataaatatacacagtacacacacatatattatgtaaacataaacttttattttggatgcgatttatcTTTTGACACCactaaatagaaaacagttattttaaactgtaataatatttacaattgtactgtttttacttcatttatttataaaataaatatcaataagactcttatttcaaaagaaaaaatcttactgatcgcAATCTAATGAACAATCTAATAGTGtatggcagtggttcccaatcctggtcctggagaacctccaacactgcacgttttagatatctccctattcaaacacacctgattcaactcatcagctcattagtgaagactccaagacctcaaatgtgtgtgtcagataagagagacaccaaagaCGTGCaatgttgggggttctccagcaCCAGGATTGGGAGCCACTGGTGTATGGAATTGGTATACAGCAGTCTTTAATGCCACAATAGAGACCTCTAGTGGTACAAACAAAagtgctatttttttcttttaaagcccagctatgtaaaataacattgctgTTAGTTTCATGGTTGATTACACTTCAATAACATACAACTGTAGTAAGCGCCAGATAATAAACTGAGCTGAAACTGCCATCAGGGCTGTTCTCAAGCATGAAAGCAGGTTTACTGAATAGAGCATTATCTAGATCTCTACACAAATTTTGCACAAAGCCATGAAAACCACAGGGCAAGAGGAACAAGCTTCGGGGCAGACGTAAGTGTTGACTTTGTGTGTGCACAGAAGTGCGTTTAGAGCTGGATTTACAAAGCTTAAAAAGAACATCAAATGCTCTTTATAAAGGGGATAAAGCTCAGGCCCATGTGCTTATTAAACCTGACCCTGTGGTTGAGACCACGGTTAGCATGAAACAGGAGGGTCGGGACTGttcttgtgtttatttgaaatacctGTGAGAGACGTTAGTCCCATACATCCAGCTGCCAGCACCACCCCGAGCACAGCAGCAGCATCCTCCAACAGGACCACGTTAGTGCTGGGGTCTCGACTTTGCATCACtgtcatacacaaacaaacaatgattATCAAACTGATCATTTCTGAACTGTGTCAAAACTATAATCACAATCAAATAACATACAAGTCTATTAGAAGAGTACATACCGTACTCATAAAAGGACAAGCCTTGTTCGTGTGCACTCTTCTTGATCTCATTAATGGCCACCAATAGAGTAGCTTTATAGGGAACCAGCAGACAGATGATATTAAAATAGTGACACTGTCAGACCTTTCtgaatgttaatgaaaatatggAAGAGGAAACCACATCTCACCTCCTTCAGACACCAGAGATCCTGCTAAAATACAGTAAGcctgcaaaagacaaaaaaaaaaaactgctattcACTATTAATCAaattttgaggtcagtaagattttttaaaatccatttttattcagcaaggacagattaaactgatcaaaagtgacactaaagctATTTATAATACTACAAAGattttataatactataatactacaaagatttcaaataaatgttgctatTGTTAaattcctattcatcaaagaatcctaaaaaaaaaaagtagcacattttccaacaaaaatatcaacatttatgaaggatcatgtttcactgaagactggagtaatggttgctgaaaattcaactttgccatcacaggattaaattacatattaaaatacattccaaatagaaacagtagtataaaatttcacaaatattaagatttttactgtgtcttcaattaaataaatgcagccttaaaaatCTTTACAAACATGATTCTATTGGAAAGGTAATGTCACATCACAGACTTCATATAATTTTGTACATCTACAAGTTCTAACCCAATGCTACTAACCCAGAGCAGTGATTCTATTGGCTGAGGGTGCAGGAGTCCCATAATGCCATGATACCAGGACAAGCCAGCACCCATCATGAAGATGCCGACTCCGCTGATGAGAGAGGCGATGTAACGCATGTTGGAGAAGCCATACCTGTAATAACAGGGAACAGTTGGCTTAGACATGACCACATGACCACATGACCAGAGGACAACATCAGTCTGTATGAGCTGTACGTACGGATGGACGGCGTCTGGGTTCCGGACAGACTGGCTGATGCCCAGTGCAAGAAGAGCCTGTTAAAGAAAAAGTATAAgagatgaattgaaaaaaatgaacaaGTATATATGTCtatggaatttatttttaaatcatacactGTCGGTTTATCCTTGAAGATGCCATGAATGCCAAATTACCTGATTGCAGGTATCAGCCAGTGAGTGAATGGCTTCAGAAAACATACTGGCAGATCCTGTATAAACCCACGCCAACAGCTTGAAGAAAAAATTCAGTCCAtttctgcagtaaaaaaaaaaaaaaaaaaaaaaaactttaaattagaCATTTATATCTCCACTTGATACACAAATACACTGATGTTCAAAacagtaatacttttatttagcaacgctgcatgaaattgatcaaaagtaaaaaaaaatcttgtatttcaaataaattcatcaaagaaacctgaaaaaggTGCATCATAGTAAATACTAagaaaatgttaagcagcacaactgttttcagtattgataagaAGCATTACTTAAGCAGAAAACCAGCATatcagtatgatttctgaaggaacatgtgatacttaagactaaaaattcagctttgccatcataggaatacataacattttaaaatatattacaatagaaaacagttatttaaagttgtaagagtatttcacaatattatcaacaattatttcactgttttttaattaaatgaatgcagccttgttaagcataagagatttctttggaaaaaaaaaatagtacaatgttcacagaaaaaaaaatgttaattgattcCTCAAGCaacacataattacataatttggCTTGCTCTGTAATGTACTAGACACAGATCTGGTTGTTATAAGGCTAACAGTCAGGTCATACCTCATGTGGAAGCACATGCCTTTTAACTCAATATCCTTCATCTAATAGCTAGATAGCATGGGGTTGGTAAAGCTTACATGCATATAGCCACCATCACCACTTTTCCTGGTCCTTGTAGAAATGTCGCTCTCGTCCTAGACCGAGGCTATAGGagtcaaaaatgatcaaaaacacagttagCTAAAATGCACTGTACTTATCGATATGCTCTGCTCTGAGGTTAAATTATGAGCAGcatgaaaatacaaatatgaaaaaatgtcaaGAAAGAGACAATGGAAGAAAGAGACAGAAGCT
The Cyprinus carpio isolate SPL01 chromosome B14, ASM1834038v1, whole genome shotgun sequence DNA segment above includes these coding regions:
- the LOC109060240 gene encoding glutaredoxin domain-containing cysteine-rich protein 1-like: MEEDLLTPEDGKRQKRVRFRVASGNSGRVLKEIFKDEGPSDSLDSDCTSSSEADRASTPSTSGEANGHLCGFLGSELDDSGSEPDDLLMFAGGRDKVLSTKRVNILSKNGTVRGVKHKVSAGQILFDNLSKNNGPELTLEFGRIVIYTTSFRVVRTTFERCELVRKIFQNHRVKFIEKNIALDSEYGREVETRCKRVGEPPSLPVVFIDGHYLGGAEKILAMNELGELQDLLTKIERVQHSDTCQTCGGFAFVPCPMCHGSKMSVFRNCFTDSFKALKCTACNENGLQPCSSCSH
- the LOC109060241 gene encoding LOW QUALITY PROTEIN: zinc transporter 9-like (The sequence of the model RefSeq protein was modified relative to this genomic sequence to represent the inferred CDS: inserted 1 base in 1 codon; deleted 2 bases in 1 codon), which gives rise to MSVSSRIQCVSPGLATERMFPCLAHRPWQVLCRVYLQQRXPLSQRPSKIAKPCFGWESGGGVHKLWFSFPDSRVTSLTWTQVQYCSTSDSDKSGSPAGPVEPKPTEKEQAAQSSAKNSGSKTQGLTKAESIQVKVRAVLKKREYGTKYTQNNFITTVRAMNEFCLKPSDLEQLRKIRRRSPHDDTEAFTVFLRSDVEAKALDVWGSQEALARERNLRKEVEKEYQENIFRNQKLLKEYKDFWGNTKPRSRTRATFLQGPGKVVMVAICINGLNFFFKLLAWVYTGSASMFSEAIHSLADTCNQALLALGISQSVRNPDAVHPYGFSNMRYIASLISGVGIFMMGAGLSWYHGIMGLLHPQPIESLLWAYCILAGSLVSEGATLLVAINEIKKSAHEQGLSFYEYVMQSRDPSTNVVLLEDAAAVLGVVLAAGCMGLTSLTGNPYYDSLGSLGVGTLLGTVSAFLIYTNTEALLGRSIQAEHVQKLTEFLESDPAVRAIHDVKATDMGLSKVRFKAEVDFDGRVVTRSYLEKQDIEQILNDIQQVKTPEELENFMLKHGENIIDTLGAEVDRLEKELKQRNPEVRHVDLEIL